One part of the Pannonibacter sp. XCT-53 genome encodes these proteins:
- a CDS encoding glycosyltransferase family protein — protein MRSESPRILIYSHDSFGLGHLRRCRAIAQALVGAFDTLSVLILSGSPIIGSFEFRSRVDFVRIPGVIKLRDGEYTPLSLHLNIDHTLEIRSSIIEHTAQVFAPDIFIVDKEPLGLRGEVLPTLEQLKRAGTRLILGLRDVLDDPQVLQQEWDRKNVRPALEELYDEIWVYGPEGMCDPLAGIDLPRSVHDKRLYTGFLRRDMPKGARLSEPLPFGDEPFILVTPGGGGDGVEMVDWVMRAYESHAKPLFPALIVLGPFMPAASVSDFMARAENLRDVHIMRFTPQMEPYLQAATAIVGMGGYNTFCEILSFDKPTLLVPRIIPRREQAIRADRAAEAGLLTVLPIDRYPDPDQMLDALSVLPQAAPPSHAGIDNLLGGLDVIERRVGEILARPDRTRVLRRMAR, from the coding sequence ATGCGATCCGAATCGCCGCGCATCCTGATCTACAGCCACGATTCCTTCGGACTCGGGCACCTGCGCCGCTGTCGTGCCATCGCCCAGGCGCTGGTCGGAGCCTTCGACACGCTTTCCGTGCTGATCCTCTCCGGCTCGCCGATCATCGGCAGCTTCGAGTTCCGCTCCCGCGTCGATTTCGTGCGCATTCCCGGCGTGATCAAGCTGCGCGACGGCGAGTACACGCCCCTGTCGCTGCATCTCAACATCGACCATACGCTCGAAATCCGGTCCTCGATCATCGAACACACGGCGCAGGTTTTTGCGCCGGACATCTTTATTGTGGACAAGGAACCACTTGGCCTGCGCGGCGAGGTGCTGCCGACGCTGGAGCAGCTGAAGCGGGCCGGCACGCGCCTGATCCTCGGCCTGCGGGATGTCCTCGATGATCCGCAGGTGCTGCAGCAGGAGTGGGACCGCAAGAATGTCCGCCCCGCGCTGGAGGAGCTTTACGACGAGATCTGGGTCTACGGGCCGGAGGGCATGTGCGATCCGCTGGCCGGTATCGACCTGCCCCGGAGCGTCCATGACAAGCGGCTCTACACCGGCTTCCTGCGCCGTGACATGCCCAAGGGCGCGCGCCTCTCGGAACCGCTGCCCTTCGGCGACGAGCCTTTCATCCTGGTGACGCCCGGTGGCGGCGGCGACGGCGTCGAGATGGTTGACTGGGTGATGCGGGCCTATGAGTCCCACGCCAAGCCGCTGTTCCCGGCGCTGATCGTGCTGGGGCCCTTCATGCCGGCAGCGTCGGTCAGCGACTTCATGGCGCGGGCGGAGAACCTGCGCGACGTGCACATCATGCGCTTCACGCCGCAGATGGAGCCCTACCTGCAGGCGGCGACCGCCATCGTCGGCATGGGCGGCTACAACACGTTCTGCGAGATCCTCTCCTTCGACAAGCCGACGCTGCTGGTTCCGCGCATCATCCCGCGCCGCGAACAGGCGATCCGGGCGGACCGGGCCGCAGAAGCCGGACTTCTCACCGTGCTGCCCATCGACCGCTATCCGGATCCCGACCAGATGCTGGATGCGCTCTCGGTCCTGCCGCAGGCGGCCCCGCCCTCGCATGCCGGGATCGACAACCTGCTCGGCGGCCTCGATGTCATCGAACGGCGCGTCGGAGAGATCCTTGCCCGGCCGGACCGGACTCGCGTCCTGCGCCGCATGGCACGCTAG
- a CDS encoding glycosyltransferase family 4 protein yields MSGLRIAFTAPMKPLDDPRPSGDRTFARLIVRALESAGHTVRVASRFASWRQAGSELPEAKVAALAEAARVEADWRAEGYRPDVFLTYHLYHKAPDWIGPALSNAFDIPYAVMEASRAPKRATGDWAFGFAAADAALGQADAVGAIHRADMGCLAAALPPDRLYLLPPFLDATPFQAQHRIQRDAGYGVPVRLLSVGMMRHGDKERSYRVLAEALGRLSTRNWHLTIVGDGPARAEIEALFPPHRCSFLGALPPEDLPAVYADHDLFVWPAIREAFGFVFLEAQASGLPVVGGATFGVPDVVADGETGLLAPEGDVEGFATALQRLLSDAALRQQMGVAASRHIRERHTLEAGAARLTAFLDAAIATRSKAGARAS; encoded by the coding sequence GTGAGCGGCCTCAGGATCGCCTTCACCGCGCCGATGAAGCCGCTGGACGATCCGCGTCCGTCCGGTGACAGGACCTTTGCGCGGCTGATCGTGCGCGCGCTCGAATCCGCCGGCCACACCGTCCGCGTTGCCTCGCGCTTTGCCTCGTGGCGCCAGGCGGGGAGCGAGCTGCCCGAGGCCAAGGTGGCAGCGCTGGCCGAGGCGGCACGGGTCGAGGCGGACTGGCGGGCGGAGGGCTACCGGCCGGACGTCTTCCTGACCTATCACCTCTATCACAAGGCGCCGGACTGGATCGGCCCGGCCCTGTCGAACGCCTTCGACATTCCTTACGCCGTGATGGAAGCAAGCCGCGCGCCCAAGCGGGCCACGGGCGACTGGGCCTTCGGCTTTGCCGCGGCCGATGCCGCTCTGGGCCAAGCCGATGCCGTTGGCGCCATTCACCGGGCCGACATGGGCTGCCTTGCGGCCGCCTTGCCCCCGGATCGGCTTTATCTCCTGCCCCCGTTCCTCGATGCCACGCCGTTCCAGGCGCAGCACCGGATCCAGCGGGATGCGGGCTACGGGGTGCCGGTGCGCCTGCTGAGCGTCGGCATGATGCGGCATGGCGACAAGGAGCGCTCCTATCGGGTGCTGGCCGAAGCCCTCGGCCGGCTGAGCACGCGCAACTGGCATCTCACCATCGTCGGTGACGGCCCCGCGCGGGCGGAGATCGAGGCGCTGTTTCCGCCGCACCGCTGCAGCTTCCTGGGGGCACTGCCGCCCGAGGATCTGCCGGCGGTCTATGCCGACCATGACCTGTTCGTCTGGCCGGCGATCCGCGAGGCCTTCGGCTTCGTGTTCCTCGAGGCGCAGGCCAGCGGCCTGCCGGTAGTCGGCGGGGCGACCTTCGGCGTTCCGGACGTGGTTGCGGACGGGGAGACCGGTCTGCTCGCACCGGAAGGCGACGTCGAAGGCTTCGCAACCGCCCTGCAGCGCCTTCTTTCGGATGCCGCCCTGCGCCAGCAGATGGGCGTCGCCGCCAGCCGCCACATCCGCGAGCGGCACACGCTGGAGGCCGGAGCCGCCCGGTTGACGGCCTTTCTGGACGCCGCCATCGCCACCCGCAGCAAGGCCGGAGCACGCGCCTCATGA
- a CDS encoding ATP-binding cassette domain-containing protein has product MQSAPPSLVRLSGAGVLKEDRWLVRGVDLSVAPAEIVTLIGPNGSGKSTTAKMALGILRPTEGTSERRDGLTVGYVPQKLAIDWTLPLTVARFMRLTGPLDEADSRRALAMTGVAHLGRAEMRNLSGGEMQRVLIARAIARKPDLLVLDEPVQGVDFNGEIVLYDLIRSVRDELGCGILMISHDLHVVMAATDQVVCLNGHVCCRGTPVSVARSAAYRDLFGPRAAGALAVYEHSHDHEHLPDGRVRHQDGSITDHCHPGDGHHHDHAGSGHSGPGPAHSHDHDHGHNHGHGHGHDHDHDHHAHHHGHDHTARRGDTTDAR; this is encoded by the coding sequence TTGCAGTCAGCCCCCCCGTCTCTTGTCCGCCTGTCCGGCGCCGGTGTCCTGAAGGAGGACCGCTGGCTGGTCCGGGGCGTCGACCTGTCCGTGGCACCAGCCGAAATCGTCACCCTGATCGGGCCGAACGGCTCGGGCAAGTCGACCACCGCCAAGATGGCGCTCGGGATCCTGCGCCCGACCGAGGGGACCTCGGAGCGGCGCGACGGGCTCACCGTCGGCTATGTGCCGCAAAAGCTCGCCATTGACTGGACACTGCCGCTCACCGTGGCCCGTTTCATGCGGCTGACGGGGCCGCTCGACGAGGCCGACAGCCGCCGCGCCCTCGCCATGACCGGGGTCGCGCATCTTGGCCGGGCGGAAATGCGCAACCTGTCGGGCGGCGAGATGCAGCGGGTCCTGATCGCCCGCGCGATCGCGCGCAAGCCCGATCTGCTCGTGCTGGACGAGCCGGTGCAGGGCGTCGATTTCAACGGCGAGATCGTCCTCTACGACCTGATCCGCTCTGTCCGGGACGAGCTTGGCTGCGGGATCCTGATGATCTCCCATGACCTGCATGTGGTGATGGCGGCCACAGACCAGGTCGTCTGCCTCAATGGCCATGTCTGCTGCCGCGGCACGCCGGTCAGCGTCGCCCGGTCGGCGGCCTACCGCGACCTGTTCGGCCCCCGGGCCGCTGGCGCGCTGGCCGTCTATGAGCACAGCCACGACCACGAGCACCTGCCCGACGGACGTGTCCGCCATCAGGACGGGTCGATCACCGACCACTGCCATCCGGGCGACGGGCACCATCATGATCACGCGGGATCAGGTCACTCCGGCCCTGGTCCCGCGCATTCCCACGATCATGATCACGGCCATAACCACGGCCACGGCCATGGGCACGACCACGACCACGACCATCATGCCCACCACCACGGGCATGACCACACGGCCCGGCGCGGGGACACCACCGATGCTCGATGA
- a CDS encoding glycosyltransferase family 4 protein, which yields MSRIAVVVKGYPRLSETFIAQEILGLQKRGIGQLIVALRQPYDPYIHDLHRQITADVLYLPEYLKDDPKRVARARRWAERQPTYAAARALFEADLARENNIGRHRRWGQACVFAHELPEDVTWIHTHYLHTPCSVARYAAHLSGRGWSFSAHAKDIWTSPEWDLRTKLDDAAWGVTCTRTNVDHLRSLSAAPDKVELVYHGLDFSPFPAPAAPEEKRDGSGAPVRLVSVGRAVEKKGYDDLLKALARLPLGLNWQFTHIGGGELSNRLKDMAVKLGVSDRIVWRGAQPREAVIETCRRADLFILPSKLAKSGDRDGLPNVLMEAQSMGLCCLSTRVSAIPELIDDQQTGVLVEPGNPQALADALAELVGNPDRRIALGLAAAAKVRRDFSTEPGIDRLAAKFRPVL from the coding sequence ATGTCGCGCATCGCCGTCGTGGTGAAGGGCTATCCCCGCCTGTCGGAAACCTTCATCGCCCAGGAAATCCTCGGCCTGCAGAAGCGCGGCATCGGCCAGCTGATCGTCGCCCTGCGCCAGCCCTACGACCCCTATATCCATGACCTGCACCGGCAGATCACGGCCGATGTCCTCTACCTGCCTGAATACCTGAAGGACGACCCCAAGCGGGTGGCGCGGGCCCGTCGCTGGGCCGAAAGGCAGCCGACCTACGCCGCCGCCCGGGCCCTGTTCGAGGCCGATCTGGCACGGGAGAACAACATCGGCCGGCATCGGCGCTGGGGTCAGGCCTGTGTCTTCGCGCATGAGCTGCCCGAGGACGTGACCTGGATCCACACCCACTATCTGCACACGCCCTGCTCGGTCGCCCGCTATGCGGCGCATCTGTCGGGCCGTGGCTGGTCCTTCTCGGCCCATGCCAAGGACATCTGGACCAGCCCTGAGTGGGATCTGCGCACGAAGCTGGATGATGCGGCCTGGGGTGTCACCTGCACGCGGACCAATGTCGACCATCTGCGCAGCCTCAGCGCCGCGCCGGACAAGGTCGAGCTTGTCTACCATGGCCTCGATTTCTCCCCGTTCCCGGCGCCTGCGGCTCCGGAAGAGAAGCGCGACGGATCGGGCGCGCCGGTGCGGCTCGTGTCGGTCGGCCGGGCGGTCGAGAAGAAGGGCTACGATGACCTTCTGAAGGCGCTGGCACGCCTGCCGTTGGGTCTCAACTGGCAGTTCACCCACATCGGCGGCGGCGAGCTGTCGAACCGTCTCAAGGACATGGCCGTCAAGCTTGGCGTCAGCGACCGCATCGTCTGGCGCGGGGCGCAGCCGCGCGAGGCGGTGATCGAGACCTGCCGCCGCGCCGATCTCTTCATCCTGCCGTCGAAACTGGCGAAAAGCGGTGACCGCGACGGGCTGCCGAACGTGCTGATGGAGGCGCAGTCCATGGGCCTGTGCTGCCTGTCGACGCGCGTGTCGGCGATCCCCGAGCTGATCGACGACCAGCAGACCGGCGTCCTCGTCGAGCCCGGCAATCCGCAGGCACTGGCCGACGCCCTGGCAGAGCTGGTCGGCAATCCCGACCGCCGCATCGCGCTTGGCCTGGCGGCGGCGGCCAAGGTGCGGCGCGACTTCTCGACCGAGCCCGGCATCGACCGGCTTGCCGCCAAGTTCCGGCCCGTGCTGTGA
- a CDS encoding MBL fold metallo-hydrolase RNA specificity domain-containing protein, which translates to MAVRLTFCGAARMVTGSAYLLDIAGQRLLIDCGLFQGSKAVKELNYRPFPFAADSLDAVILTHAHIDHAGLIPKLWKAGYRGPVHMTEGTRDLLTFMLPDSGHIQEMEVENLNRRNLRRGKDTVTPIYSQADAIACQAMFAAHDYDIWLDLVPGVRARFWNAGHILGSASVELEIAAAHVDDSLDPSAPPMRLLFSGDIGPDNKAFHPDPDAVSGVDHLICESTYGGRERPQLDEEQRLAVLAGEVRHALDRGGVLLVPAFAVERTQELIVDLMRLMESGSIGHAPIFLDSPLAIAATEVFNRHAADLEQLSTHPHLLDNRWISLCESVEDSKALNRISGGAIIIAASGMCDAGRIRHHLKNRLWKPATTVLLVGYQAPGTLGAQLLDGQRNVRLMGEDITVRADIRSVDIYSGHAARSDLIEWILERRPVHGTLFLTHGEEGQALALCESLVAKGFADGHVVVPALDAIYDLMPGRAVLRRDGPPPRAEAGIAERRDWTADYPKLLLDIQAALEGAADEKSRSVLLRRLRRALEEEKAG; encoded by the coding sequence ATGGCGGTTCGACTGACCTTCTGTGGCGCAGCCCGCATGGTGACGGGCTCGGCCTACCTGCTGGACATCGCCGGGCAGCGCCTTCTCATCGACTGCGGCCTGTTCCAGGGCTCCAAGGCCGTGAAGGAGCTGAACTACCGCCCCTTTCCCTTTGCCGCCGACAGCCTTGATGCGGTGATCCTCACCCATGCCCACATCGACCATGCGGGGCTGATCCCGAAGCTCTGGAAGGCCGGATATCGCGGGCCGGTGCACATGACCGAAGGCACCCGCGATCTCCTGACCTTCATGCTGCCGGACAGCGGCCATATCCAGGAAATGGAGGTCGAGAACCTCAACCGGCGCAACCTCAGGCGCGGCAAGGACACGGTCACCCCGATCTACAGCCAGGCCGACGCCATCGCCTGCCAGGCGATGTTTGCCGCCCATGACTATGACATCTGGCTCGACCTGGTGCCGGGCGTGCGGGCGCGGTTCTGGAATGCCGGGCATATCCTCGGCTCGGCCTCTGTCGAGCTGGAGATCGCGGCAGCCCATGTGGACGACAGCCTTGATCCGTCCGCACCGCCGATGCGGCTCCTGTTCTCCGGCGACATCGGCCCGGACAACAAGGCTTTCCATCCGGATCCGGATGCGGTGAGCGGGGTGGATCATCTCATTTGCGAATCCACCTATGGCGGACGCGAGCGGCCGCAGCTTGACGAGGAGCAGCGGCTTGCGGTGCTGGCCGGCGAGGTGCGCCATGCGCTGGACCGGGGCGGCGTGCTGCTGGTGCCCGCCTTTGCCGTGGAACGCACGCAGGAGCTGATCGTCGACCTGATGCGCCTGATGGAAAGCGGCAGCATCGGCCATGCGCCGATCTTCCTGGATTCGCCGCTGGCCATTGCCGCAACCGAGGTCTTCAACCGGCATGCGGCGGATCTCGAGCAGCTCAGCACGCATCCGCATCTGCTCGACAACCGCTGGATCAGCCTGTGCGAGAGCGTGGAGGACAGCAAGGCGCTGAACCGCATCTCCGGGGGCGCGATCATCATCGCCGCCAGCGGCATGTGCGATGCCGGCCGCATCCGCCACCACCTCAAGAACCGGCTGTGGAAGCCGGCGACCACCGTGCTGCTCGTCGGCTATCAGGCGCCGGGCACGCTGGGCGCGCAGCTGCTGGACGGCCAGCGCAACGTGCGCCTGATGGGCGAGGACATCACCGTGCGCGCCGACATCCGCTCGGTCGACATCTACTCCGGCCATGCCGCCCGCAGCGACCTGATCGAATGGATCCTCGAGCGGCGGCCGGTGCACGGGACCCTGTTCCTCACCCACGGCGAGGAGGGGCAGGCACTGGCGCTCTGCGAGAGCCTGGTGGCAAAGGGCTTTGCCGATGGCCATGTGGTCGTGCCGGCGCTGGATGCGATCTACGACCTGATGCCGGGCCGGGCGGTGCTGCGGCGCGACGGTCCGCCGCCGCGCGCGGAGGCCGGCATTGCCGAGCGGCGCGACTGGACCGCCGACTATCCGAAGCTGCTCCTCGACATCCAGGCAGCCCTTGAGGGCGCGGCGGACGAGAAGAGCCGCTCGGTCCTCCTGCGCCGGCTGAGACGGGCGCTGGAGGAGGAAAAGGCCGGTTAG
- a CDS encoding metal ABC transporter permease codes for MLDDFFVRAVLAGLGVALVAGPLGCFIVWRRLAYFGDTLSHAALLGVALAFLLEINITLAVFAVCTIISLLLLALQKRGGLSSDALLGLLAHSSLALGLVCLAFMTWVRMDLMGFLFGDILSVSRMDIGLIYAGGAVVLAVLVMIWRPLFAATVSADLAEAEGLKPARANLIFMVLMATVIAIAMKIVGVLLITALLIIPAATARRLASGPEQMAVLAALAGAIAVLAGLFGSLEFDTPSGPSIVVAAMLLFGVSLTPVAGGVASLMRRIGREA; via the coding sequence ATGCTCGATGACTTCTTCGTTCGTGCGGTTCTCGCCGGCCTTGGCGTGGCGCTGGTGGCCGGTCCGCTCGGCTGTTTCATCGTCTGGCGTCGCCTCGCCTATTTCGGTGACACGCTCTCCCATGCCGCCCTGCTCGGCGTGGCGCTGGCGTTCCTGCTGGAAATCAACATCACGCTGGCGGTCTTTGCCGTCTGCACGATCATCTCGCTGCTGCTGCTGGCCTTGCAGAAGCGCGGCGGACTGTCGTCCGACGCGCTGCTCGGGCTGCTCGCCCATTCCTCGCTGGCGCTTGGCCTTGTCTGCCTCGCCTTCATGACCTGGGTGCGGATGGACCTGATGGGCTTCCTGTTCGGCGACATCCTGTCGGTGTCGCGGATGGACATCGGCCTGATCTATGCCGGCGGCGCGGTCGTCCTTGCCGTTCTGGTGATGATCTGGCGGCCCCTGTTTGCCGCGACCGTCAGCGCGGATCTGGCCGAGGCCGAGGGCTTGAAACCCGCCCGGGCGAACCTGATCTTCATGGTCCTGATGGCCACGGTCATCGCCATCGCGATGAAGATCGTCGGCGTGCTGCTCATCACCGCCTTGCTGATCATCCCGGCCGCCACCGCCCGGCGGCTGGCGTCGGGTCCGGAGCAGATGGCGGTTCTGGCGGCTCTGGCCGGGGCCATTGCCGTGCTGGCCGGCCTGTTCGGCTCGCTGGAATTCGACACGCCGTCCGGTCCCTCCATCGTGGTGGCGGCCATGCTGCTTTTTGGTGTAAGCCTGACGCCGGTTGCAGGCGGCGTGGCCAGCCTCATGCGCCGGATCGGCAGGGAGGCCTGA
- a CDS encoding Fur family transcriptional regulator, producing MAEHSHDHAASGPGHAHDHDHAHEHGHGHAPAKLTRNQTLVYGALSRAGGPLTAYTILDQLRDDGFRAPLQVYRALEKLVEFGMVHRLESLNAFVACSHPQCVDHETMAFAICEACGSVSEFADAAITRQLKGWASDNGFALAKTTIELRGTCRTCQAAV from the coding sequence ATGGCAGAGCACTCGCATGATCACGCAGCCTCCGGTCCTGGCCATGCTCATGACCATGACCACGCGCATGAGCACGGCCACGGCCATGCGCCGGCCAAGCTGACGCGCAACCAGACGCTGGTCTACGGCGCCCTGTCGCGGGCCGGCGGCCCGCTCACGGCCTACACGATCCTCGACCAGCTGCGCGACGACGGCTTCCGCGCCCCGCTTCAGGTCTACCGGGCGCTGGAAAAGCTGGTCGAGTTCGGCATGGTGCACCGGCTGGAGAGCCTCAACGCCTTCGTCGCCTGCAGCCATCCGCAATGCGTCGACCACGAGACCATGGCCTTCGCCATCTGCGAGGCCTGCGGTTCTGTCAGCGAATTTGCCGATGCGGCGATCACGCGCCAGCTCAAGGGCTGGGCCAGCGACAACGGCTTTGCCCTCGCCAAGACCACGATCGAGCTGCGCGGCACCTGCCGCACCTGCCAGGCGGCCGTCTGA
- the znuA gene encoding zinc ABC transporter substrate-binding protein ZnuA → MPRMVALLAGAALLLPMSTGLAVAAPKVVASIKPVHSLVAAVMQGVGEPDIIVDGAASPHTFALKPSTARVIAGADLVFWVGPDLEAFLEKPIGTLGEKAEAVELSEAHGVTLLPVREGGDFDAHDHGDEAHGHDHGHSHGHDHGHSHGKTAAKAGHDHGHDHGHDHAHGAFDAHIWLDPANARAMVAEIEEHLSEADPANAATYKANAEALSARLTALEAELAKELEPVKGKPFIVFHDAYQYFEKRFGIQAAGSITLSPEVLPGAERVSELRGKITGLKAGCVFSEPQFEPKLVGMLVEGTSVGTGVLDPLGASLPNGPGLYEQLLRDLAGSLKGCLVK, encoded by the coding sequence TTGCCCCGCATGGTCGCCCTTTTGGCAGGTGCGGCCCTGCTCTTGCCCATGTCGACCGGCCTTGCCGTCGCGGCCCCCAAGGTCGTCGCCTCGATCAAGCCGGTCCACTCTCTCGTGGCCGCCGTGATGCAGGGCGTCGGCGAACCGGACATCATCGTCGATGGTGCGGCCTCGCCGCACACCTTTGCCCTGAAGCCGTCAACGGCCCGGGTGATTGCCGGGGCAGACCTGGTCTTCTGGGTCGGGCCGGACCTGGAGGCCTTCCTCGAGAAACCGATCGGCACGCTCGGCGAAAAGGCGGAGGCCGTGGAGCTTTCAGAAGCCCATGGCGTCACGCTGCTGCCTGTCCGCGAAGGCGGGGATTTCGACGCCCATGATCACGGCGACGAGGCCCATGGCCACGATCACGGGCACAGCCATGGGCACGACCACGGGCACAGCCACGGCAAGACTGCCGCCAAGGCAGGCCATGATCACGGCCATGACCATGGCCACGACCACGCCCACGGCGCCTTCGACGCCCATATCTGGCTCGATCCGGCCAATGCCCGCGCGATGGTCGCGGAGATCGAGGAGCACCTGTCCGAGGCCGATCCGGCCAACGCGGCAACCTACAAGGCCAATGCCGAGGCGCTCAGCGCACGACTGACCGCGCTTGAGGCCGAGCTGGCCAAGGAGCTGGAGCCGGTCAAGGGCAAGCCCTTCATCGTCTTCCACGATGCCTACCAGTATTTCGAGAAACGCTTCGGCATCCAGGCGGCCGGCTCGATCACGCTGAGCCCGGAGGTGCTTCCGGGGGCGGAGCGGGTCAGCGAGCTGCGTGGCAAGATCACGGGCCTCAAGGCCGGCTGCGTCTTCTCCGAGCCGCAGTTCGAGCCGAAGCTGGTCGGCATGCTGGTCGAAGGCACGTCCGTCGGCACCGGCGTCCTTGATCCCCTCGGCGCCTCCTTGCCCAACGGCCCCGGCCTCTACGAGCAGCTCCTGCGCGATCTGGCCGGGTCGTTGAAGGGGTGTCTCGTCAAGTAA
- a CDS encoding glycosyltransferase family protein has protein sequence MTRRAFIHVQHLLGTGHAVRAVAIGKALAREGVTVRLATGNLLPPTLDTSGLEVIALPPVRALDASFRTLVSPDGRPLPAGFEEMRRQATLAAFLAEPVDLLLTETYPFGRRQFAHELEPLLETARALPRRPLIAASIRDILVRKKDPAKEAWMAQRALAHYDRVLVHSDPAFTRLEDSFPFADRVAHLVRYTGYVGGGARPEPPAGDGADEVIVSCGGGAVARALLEAALGARDLSQQAGDCRWRLLVGHDLPDSEFSALVAAAPAGVLVERARRDFPGLLPRARLSVSQAGYNTVLDVLAAGVRAVLVPFAQGDETEQTQRAEALARHGRAVMVPEAGLTAQGLAAAVDAALSRPVAHADVAMNGAAESARQLLTDLEEIRR, from the coding sequence ATGACCCGTCGTGCCTTCATCCATGTGCAGCATCTGCTGGGCACCGGCCATGCGGTGCGGGCGGTGGCCATCGGCAAGGCGCTCGCCCGCGAGGGCGTCACAGTACGGCTTGCGACCGGCAACCTGCTGCCGCCGACGCTGGACACTTCAGGCCTCGAGGTGATCGCGCTGCCGCCGGTGCGCGCCCTCGACGCCAGCTTCCGCACGCTCGTGTCGCCGGACGGCAGACCCCTGCCCGCCGGCTTCGAGGAGATGCGGCGGCAGGCGACGCTGGCGGCCTTCCTGGCCGAACCTGTCGACCTGCTTCTCACCGAGACCTACCCTTTCGGACGGCGGCAATTTGCCCATGAGCTGGAGCCGCTGCTGGAGACGGCGCGCGCGCTGCCAAGGCGGCCGCTGATCGCCGCCTCGATCCGCGACATCCTCGTGCGCAAGAAGGATCCCGCCAAGGAAGCCTGGATGGCCCAGCGGGCGCTCGCCCACTATGACCGGGTGCTGGTGCATTCCGATCCCGCCTTCACGCGGCTTGAGGACAGTTTCCCCTTTGCCGACCGGGTTGCGCATCTGGTGCGCTACACCGGCTATGTCGGTGGCGGGGCCCGGCCGGAACCGCCGGCCGGTGACGGTGCGGACGAGGTGATCGTCTCCTGCGGTGGCGGCGCGGTGGCGCGGGCCCTGCTTGAGGCAGCCCTTGGCGCGCGGGACCTTTCGCAGCAGGCCGGCGACTGCCGCTGGCGATTGCTGGTGGGTCACGACCTGCCGGATTCAGAGTTTTCAGCGCTGGTTGCTGCCGCGCCTGCCGGGGTTCTGGTGGAGCGGGCGCGGCGCGATTTCCCGGGCCTTTTGCCCCGCGCGCGCCTGTCGGTGAGCCAGGCCGGCTACAACACCGTTCTCGACGTGCTGGCTGCCGGGGTTCGGGCCGTGCTGGTGCCCTTTGCCCAGGGCGACGAGACCGAGCAGACGCAGCGCGCCGAGGCGCTGGCCCGCCATGGCCGGGCGGTCATGGTGCCGGAAGCCGGGCTGACCGCACAGGGCCTGGCCGCTGCCGTCGATGCCGCCCTGTCGCGGCCCGTCGCGCATGCCGATGTTGCCATGAACGGCGCTGCCGAAAGCGCCCGCCAGCTCCTGACCGATCTTGAGGAGATCCGCCGGTGA
- a CDS encoding polysaccharide deacetylase family protein, whose amino-acid sequence MTSDLAAFRAHLTGHLDWFAERGTQVRFWWRDDDATAPTPALERLLAAANAHDVDVGLAVIPKTATEALADRLRNEPHAVVLQHGWQHLNHQRKDLGEKAAEFGDRRALGEALAELVAGRERLEALFPAAFVPAFVPPWNRIAPPVARQLAEAGLKGLSTFTWETLIPAQVQTHLDIIKWKKDRRFIGWASVSERLELQFLRRRNTGGEPLGILTHHLDHDAGCEAFVEEFLAIAAHHPGAAWPRIADLFAEVAAA is encoded by the coding sequence GTGACGTCCGATCTTGCCGCCTTTCGTGCGCATCTGACTGGCCATCTCGACTGGTTCGCCGAGCGCGGCACCCAGGTCCGCTTCTGGTGGCGCGACGATGACGCCACCGCGCCGACGCCGGCTCTGGAGCGGTTGCTGGCTGCGGCCAACGCCCATGACGTCGATGTCGGGCTGGCCGTGATCCCCAAGACCGCGACTGAGGCCCTCGCCGACCGGCTGCGCAACGAGCCCCATGCCGTCGTGCTGCAGCATGGCTGGCAGCATCTCAACCATCAGCGCAAGGACCTGGGCGAGAAGGCGGCCGAATTCGGCGACCGCCGCGCGCTAGGCGAGGCCCTTGCCGAGCTGGTGGCCGGCCGCGAAAGGCTCGAGGCCCTGTTCCCGGCGGCCTTCGTGCCCGCCTTCGTGCCGCCCTGGAACCGGATCGCCCCGCCGGTCGCCCGCCAGCTGGCGGAGGCAGGGCTGAAGGGCCTGTCGACCTTCACCTGGGAGACCCTGATCCCGGCGCAGGTGCAGACGCATCTCGACATCATCAAGTGGAAGAAGGACCGCCGCTTCATCGGCTGGGCATCCGTGAGCGAGCGGCTGGAGCTGCAGTTCCTGCGCCGCCGCAACACCGGCGGCGAGCCGCTCGGCATCCTGACCCATCACCTCGACCACGATGCGGGCTGCGAGGCCTTCGTCGAGGAATTCCTTGCCATCGCCGCCCATCATCCGGGTGCGGCCTGGCCACGCATCGCCGATCTCTTTGCCGAGGTGGCGGCCGCCTAA